CCGCACCGAGATGAGCGAGGATCCAGATGCTGTTTCCAGATACAAACTCGAAGCAGATAACGCGCTGCAGGTAAAGGTACTAGACACACGAGGCAAGCTCGTCGCTCATGTATATTTCGGCAATATCGGCAATCCCTACGATTATTTCCGTTTCCAGGGCAGCGGCAAGATCTATCAGGTGCGCCAAAACATCAGCCTGATGTTCAATGCCCAGCTCAAAACCTGGCGCTCGCCATCGCTGCTCAGCATCGCTTTTGACAAACTGGACAAGATCGAGATCAAGCATCCGAAAAACAGCTATGTGCTCACCAGGAAAGGCGAAGACTGGCACTTTAAAGACAAGCTTGAGGAGTTTAAAATCCCGGCATACAATGCCGCCATGGGCAAGATACTGAACGTCCTGGAACGCCTTGACGCCTATACATACCATGACAAGGATACCGATCGCTTCAAAGCTCTGCTGGAAAATCCCGAAGGCGACGTGACGCTAACCCTCACGGACAAAAGCACCCGCCGCCTCACCTTCATCAAATCCGGCGAGGAATATCTGATGATGCTGGACGGTGATGAAAGCATCTATTATGTGATGTCCTTCGACACCATCCATCGCTTTATCCGCAATGCCGCGATATTTCGCATTCTCGAATGGGGACAGGAACTTCAGTGACGTGGAAGCCAAGGTTATTCGCTGTCAAAAGCTTACGCAGGCAGTATTTGAACGGATAACCCATATTTGGCATGAAACCGGGATCGGCAATCCCGACCGCGCGGATAGCTTTGCTGCAATCCAGGACAATCTCGACCACGGCGGCTTGCTGTTGCTTGCTGAAATAGGCGATGACGTCATCGGAACAATCTGGCTGAGCCACGATTTTCGCAGGCTCTATATCCATCACATGGCGGTTTTGCCCGCTCTCCAGAACAGGGGAGTAGGCAAATCGCTACTGCAGGAGGCGCTTGCCATCGCCAAAGATCTTGGCTATCAGGCAAAACTCGAAGTCCACAAGGACAATGCCGCCGCCCGGCATCTCTATCAAAACCTCGGTTTTGAAGATCTGGAGGGATATATCACGATGATCATCCGCCGGGTTTAGGGATCAAGCTCAATATAAACAGACGCTTATCAGTCTCCAAAATCGAGACTGCTCGAAATCTCCCACGACACTTTCCTGCATTTGTAGGTTTCATCAAGAAATAGTGGTCTTTACTATTACCGGTTGTTGTTTTCGCTGTAGCGCAGGATGCCGATCCTGCGAAGGGGAAAATCTATCAAACATTACAACGCTTTCAGTTTTTGCTTTTGCATTCTGCTATGGCTTTTCGCCTGCCGTTTTGCGCTTTCGTTTTCAGTTTTGACTTTAATATAAGCCCTACGTAAGATATATCGCTACCCGCTGATGATAAAGGGCTTATATTGGGTTAAAACCAGAATTACGGATATGGAAGATGCTGAGATGCCAGCTCCAAGCCCTTCATTTTCAAGCTGCCGCGCACGAACCGACGGGGACGTCGGTAATTCCATATTAACGCCTCAATTTAGCTGAAACTTCGCTTATTTAGCAAGCAAACTGATCAGGTTTAATGAAGGAATAGTTGAACCGTCTCCATCATCAATATCCAGCGCAGGTTATAGCGTTGAACTCCCCCGCCGATAATTTTCTTGACATTTATAGCGGACATTGTAATCTGCACGCTTATGATGCAATAAAGTAAGTAAAGGAGTTCATTATGAAGAAGTTGGCATACTTTGCCGTGCTGTTTATCGTAGCAGCCTTTCTCTTTACGTCCTGCGAAAAAACCACAAAACCGGAGGACACACCCAACGTCGTAAAAGAAACCACCATCATTCTCAGCGATGCCGTTTCCGGGCAATGTCAAGATGGGGGATGGGGGGTCATCATCCTGCCATCCGTTCCTGTGACCCAAGCCCTGATCATAGGAAACATCATTGTCAGCAAACCCACAACTCAATTTCCGAATGGATTTCTACGCCGCGTCACTCAAGTGAACGTGAACCAGCAGAATGTTTCCGTCACCACTGTTTCGGCAGCACTCACCCAAGCGCTGCAATCCGGATACGTCGGATTCAACCATGTCTTGAATCCTTCGAAACTAAAATCCACCCAAGCCGCCATCCCGGGTGTAAAACTGACGGAGGGCGCTCGCGGCAATTTCCAGTTTGAGATCGACACTGTTCTTTATGACGCTGATGGAAACGCGGGCACAACCAACGACCAGGTGGTCTTTTCCGGAACCGCCGATCTGGATATCACCCTCAAAGGATATATTCAGATCCAAAACAACCAGCTCAAGCAGATGCGGTTCACGGCAGATCAGACCTTCCAGGTCAACGCCGCGGTCTCAAACAGCGTCAGTTTCTTCAACGTCAATCAGGAAGTCACTATCTTTTCACAGTCATTTCAACCCTTCATCGTCTTTTTTGGCGTTTTCCCGGTGGTGCTCACTCCCGTGCTGGATGTGAAGATCAACCTTGCCGGAAATGCCACTGCGACCCTCAATATCGGCTATCAATACACAAACTCTTGCTCCGCCGGAATGCTCTATAAAAACCAGCAATGGACTCCGGTGCAAGCCATTACGGAAAGCGCCACCTCAAACATCACCGATCCGCTTGCCTTCAACGTGAGCTACAAAGCCTCGCTCAAACCGGAGATGTCTGTCATGTTATATGGCATCGTCGGTCCTTCCATCAGCGTAGGCGCCTTTGGTGAAATGATCGTCAACCCCGCGGTGCAAAACTGGTGGCAGCTATGGGCAGGATTCTTTGGCCAAGCCGGTATCAACATCACGGTAATCGACAATCTGTTCACCCGCCTGGGTCCATGGGAGTTATTTAATACCCGCTTCCTCGTCAAACAAGCCGCTAATCCGATTCAGGGCTACCTCGTGGGACAGGTCAAGGACGCCATTCTCAACCAGGGGCTGGAGGGAGTCTCCGTCAAAGTCTATCTGAATAACACGCTCAAAGCAAATGGTACGACCAATTCCTCCGGCGAGTTTTCCATCCTCGTAAATTCAGGATCGGACTATCGCGTCCTCTTTGAAAAGACCGGATATCACTCCGTGAACTATTACAACGTCACCATTCAGGGCAGCCAAAACACCGTCCTGCAGACGATTATGCAGATCGATGCAAGCTATACCGGCACCGGTGTCGTGAACGGATATGTCTATAACGCCCTCAACGGAAACATCGTTCCTGCCGTCACTCTGAAGTTCAGAGCCGGTATGAACACCCAGAGCGGATCCGTGATCCAAACCACCGAGACGGGATCAGACGGTGCATATACCATCAGTACTCTCA
The Candidatus Cloacimonadaceae bacterium genome window above contains:
- a CDS encoding carboxypeptidase regulatory-like domain-containing protein, translated to MKKLAYFAVLFIVAAFLFTSCEKTTKPEDTPNVVKETTIILSDAVSGQCQDGGWGVIILPSVPVTQALIIGNIIVSKPTTQFPNGFLRRVTQVNVNQQNVSVTTVSAALTQALQSGYVGFNHVLNPSKLKSTQAAIPGVKLTEGARGNFQFEIDTVLYDADGNAGTTNDQVVFSGTADLDITLKGYIQIQNNQLKQMRFTADQTFQVNAAVSNSVSFFNVNQEVTIFSQSFQPFIVFFGVFPVVLTPVLDVKINLAGNATATLNIGYQYTNSCSAGMLYKNQQWTPVQAITESATSNITDPLAFNVSYKASLKPEMSVMLYGIVGPSISVGAFGEMIVNPAVQNWWQLWAGFFGQAGINITVIDNLFTRLGPWELFNTRFLVKQAANPIQGYLVGQVKDAILNQGLEGVSVKVYLNNTLKANGTTNSSGEFSILVNSGSDYRVLFEKTGYHSVNYYNVTIQGSQNTVLQTIMQIDASYTGTGVVNGYVYNALNGNIVPAVTLKFRAGMNTQSGSVIQTTETGSDGAYTISTLTTGHYTVEANKAEFVTTFFSIYCIGGQTLNGQNGVITPILDASEIRVVLTWGSSPSDLDSHLTGPNPAGGRFHVYYGDDDFYYGDIVYASLDYDDTSSFGPETITIYNQTGGLYRYSVHDYSNRYSTTSYALSNSNATVRVYFGSNLVQTFYVPSNTIGTLWTVFELYDNQIIPKNMMTNESSPSGVTKGMVTDGDLLLNLPQKD
- a CDS encoding GNAT family N-acetyltransferase, which produces MEAKVIRCQKLTQAVFERITHIWHETGIGNPDRADSFAAIQDNLDHGGLLLLAEIGDDVIGTIWLSHDFRRLYIHHMAVLPALQNRGVGKSLLQEALAIAKDLGYQAKLEVHKDNAAARHLYQNLGFEDLEGYITMIIRRV
- a CDS encoding DUF4340 domain-containing protein; the encoded protein is MKKRNLLLLIVLAVLIGAFFLLRRQSPTERNYRIFDADSLKIASIEIRDSEDAITMKLIDGKWRITDPIKWDVNTDPLNNFWNTVLNATYSRTEMSEDPDAVSRYKLEADNALQVKVLDTRGKLVAHVYFGNIGNPYDYFRFQGSGKIYQVRQNISLMFNAQLKTWRSPSLLSIAFDKLDKIEIKHPKNSYVLTRKGEDWHFKDKLEEFKIPAYNAAMGKILNVLERLDAYTYHDKDTDRFKALLENPEGDVTLTLTDKSTRRLTFIKSGEEYLMMLDGDESIYYVMSFDTIHRFIRNAAIFRILEWGQELQ